One genomic segment of Tripterygium wilfordii isolate XIE 37 chromosome 9, ASM1340144v1, whole genome shotgun sequence includes these proteins:
- the LOC120005358 gene encoding alpha-aminoadipic semialdehyde synthase isoform X1, with protein MLGNGVVGILAESTNKWERRAPLTPSHCARLLHGGSDRTGVARIVVQPSTKRIHHNALYEDVGCEISNDLSECGLILGVKQPKLEMILPDRAYAFFSHTRKAQKENMPLLDKILAERISLYDYELIVGDHGKRLLAFGKYAGRAGLIDFLRGLGQRFLSLGYSTPFLSLGSSYMYSSLAAAKAAVISVGEEIATLGLPSDICPLVFVFTGSGNVSHGAQEIFKLLPHTFVEPSKLPELFANVRDFSEHARTSKRVFQVYGCVVNCQDMVKHKDSSKAFDKVDYYAHPEHYEPIFHEKIAPYASAIVNCMYWEKRFPRLLSTQQHHDLMEKGCPLFGIADITCDIGGSIEFVNQTTSIDSPFFRYDHLSGRYHHDMEGNGVICLAVEILPTEFAKEASQHFGDILCQFIGSLTSTTDITKLPAHLRRACIAHGGALNSLYEYIPRMRKSDSNDITENLSSSQFGKKKYSILVSLSGHLFDQFLINEALDIIEAAGGSFHLVKCQVGQTTDAMSYSELEVGADDRAVLDQIIDSLTSIANPNDNYGLDKDASKISLKVGKVQQSVIMKEDDAKRKTAVLIIGAGRVCQPAAEFLASVGSMSSHQWHKTCLDTDINGSNDFQVTVASLYLKDAEEIIEGIPKATAVQLDVMDHASLCKYISQVEVVISLLPASCHVIVANACIELGKHLVTASYVDNSMSMLDEKAKGAGITILGEMGLDPGIDHMMAMKMINEAHARKGIIRSFSSYCGGLPSPEAANNPLAYKFSWSPAGAIRVGRNPATYTSHGQTVHVDGDSLYDSAVRLRLIDLPAFALECLPNRNSLIYGELYGIENEASTIFRGTLRYEGFSEIMGTLGRIGLFGAEAHPVLKHRERPTFRTFLCALLKINCGSLDAAQIGEEDISERILSLGHCKEQGISMKVAKTLLFLGLHEQTEIPVSCQSAFDVTCFRMEERLSYSRLEQDMVLLHHEVEVDFPDGEPSETHKATLLEFGRTENGKTTTAMALTVGIPAAIGALLLLENKIQTRGVMRPIQPEVYIPALDILRAYGFKLMEKVE; from the exons ATGCTCGGGAACGGAGTTGTTGGGATTCTCGCTGAGTCTACAAATAAGTGGGAGAGAAGGGCGCCTCTAACCCCCTCTCACTGTGCTCGACTTCTACATGGGGGCAGTGATAGAACCGGGGTGGCTCGGATAGTTGTGCAGCCATCCACAAAGCGCATTCATCATAATGCACTTTATGAGGATGTTGGATGTGAAATATCAAATGACTTGTCAGAATGTGGTCTTATCCTGGGGGTCAAGCAACCAAAG CTTGAGATGATTCTACCTGATAGAGCTTATGCCTTCTTCTCCCACACTCGCAAGGCCCAGAAAGAAAATATGCCTTTGCTGGATAAG ATTCTGGCTGAGAGGATTTCATTGTATGACTATGAGCTTATTGTTGGAGATCATGGGAAAAGGTTACTTGCATTTGGAAAATATGCTGGAAGAGCAGGGCTAATTGACTTTTTACGTGGATTGGGACAAC GTTTCCTAAGTCTTGGATATTCAACACCTTTTCTCTCGCTGGGGTCATCTTATATGTATTCTTCCCTTGCTGCTGCCAAGGCTGCTGTAATTTCTGTGGGTGAAGAGATAGCAACCCTTGGACTGCCATCAGATATCTGTCctctagtttttgttttcactGGTTCTGGAAATG TTTCTCATGGTGCACAAGAGATCTTTAAGCTTCTTCCTCACACTTTTGTCGAGCCAAGCAAACTTCCTGAACTATTTGCTAAT GTCAGGGATTTCAGTGAGCATGCAAGGACATCAAAGAGAGTGTTCCAAGTATATGGTTGTGTTGTGAATTGTCAAGATATGGTTAAACACAAAGATTCTTCCAAAGCATTTGATAAA GTGGACTATTATGCGCATCCAGAACACTATGAGCCCATTTTCCATGAGAAGATTGCCCCATATGCATCTGCTATTG TCAATTGCATGTATTGGGAGAAAAGATTTCCTCGTCTGTTGAGTACGCAACAGCATCATGATCTAATGGAGAAAGGATGCCCACTTTTCGGAATCGCTGATATAACCTGCGACATTGGGGGCTCGATAGAGTTTGTCAACCAAACCACATCAATTGACTCACCTTTCTTCAG ATACGATCACTTAAGTGGTAGATACCATCATGACATGGAGGGCAATGGCGTGATATGCTTAGCTGTTGAAATTCTTCCCACAGAGTTTGCAAAAGAG GCTTCTCAACATTTTGGAGACATACTATGCCAATTTATTGGTAGTTTGACATCTACAACAGACATTACAAAGTTACCAGCACATCTTAGGAGAGCTTGCATAGCCCATGGAGGAGCACTTAACTCCTTGTATGAGTATATTCCACGGATGCGAAAATCTGATTCAAA TgatataacggaaaatctttcaagtAGCCAATTTGGCAAGAAGAAATACAGTATACTG GTGTCGCTAAGTGGTCACTTATTTGATCAGTTTTTGATAAACGAGGCTCTGGACATAATTGAAGCTGCTGGAGGCTCCTTTCACTTGGTGAAATGTCAAGTAGGCCAGACTACTGATGCTATGTCATACTCAGAACTTGAA GTTGGTGCAGATGATAGGGCAGTTCTAGATCAAATAATTGATTCTTTAACTTCTATTGCTAATCCAAATGACAATTATggattagataaagatgctagtAAGATTTCCCTGAAGGTTGGTAAAGTGCAGCAGAGTGTCATTATGAAGGAAGATGATGCGAAAAGGAAGACTGCAGTTTTGATTATTGGTGCTGGCAGAGTTTGCCAGCCAGCTGCTGAATTCTTAGCATCTGTTGGAAGCATGTCATCTCACCAATGGCATAAAACATGCCTGGATACTGATATCAATGGCTCGAATGATTTCCAAGTTACTGTTGCATCTCTTTATTTAAAGGATGCAGAAGAG ATTATTGAAGGCATTCCAAAAGCAACAGCAGTTCAGCTTGATGTGATGGATCATGCAAGTCTTTGCAAATATATTTCACAG GTGGAGGTTGTTATAAGCTTGCTGCCTGCTAGCTGCCATGTTATTGTGGCTAATGCATGCATAGAG CTTGGAAAGCATCTCGTCACTGCAAGCTATGTTGATAATTCAATGTCAATGTTAGATGAGAAGGCAAAAGGTGCTGGCATTACAATTCTTGGTGAGATGGGCTTGGATCCAGGAATAG ATCATATGATGGCAATGAAGATGATCAATGAAGCACATGCTAGAAAGGGGATCATAAGGTCTTTCTCTTCTTACTGTGGTGGACTTCCATCTCCGGAAGCTGCAAATAATCCATTAGCATACAAATTCAG TTGGAGCCCTGCTGGAGCCATCCGAGTTGGGCGCAACCCTGCTACCTATACATCTCATGGTCAAACTGTGCATGTTGATG GGGACAGTCTTTATGACTCTGCTGTGAGACTCCGGCTAATTGATCTTCCAGCTTTTGCATTAGAGTGTCTCCCAAATCGCAACTCTTTAATTTATGGGGAACTCTATGGAATAGAAAACGAAGCCTCAACCATCTTCCGAGGAACCCTCCGTTATGAAG GGTTCAGCGAAATAATGGGGACACTTGGACGAATTGGTCTTTTTGGTGCTGAAGCTCATCCAGTTCTTAAACACAGAGAAAGACCCACATTCAGAACGTTTCTGTGTGCACTTTTGAAGATTAATTGTGGAAGTTTAGATGCGGCTCAAATAGGAGAGGAGGACATTTCTGAAAGGATTCTCTCTCTTGGACACTGCAAAGAGCAAGGAATTTCAATGAAGGTTGCCAAAACTCTACT TTTTTTGGGACTTCACGAGCAGACAGAAATTCCTGTTTCTTGCCAAAGTGCATTTGATGTTACTTGTTTCCGCATGGAGGAAAGATTGTCTTATTCCAGACTAGAGCAG GATATGGTGCTTTTGCATCATGAAGTGGAGGTAGACTTCCCTGATGGTGAACCTTCAGAGACTCATAAGGCAACTCTGTTGGAGTTTGGAAGGACTGAAAATGGGAAAACCACTACTGCCATGGCTCTTACTGTTGGCATTCCGGCAGCCATTGGAGCTCTG CTTTTGCTTGAGAATAAGATTCAGACGAGAGGTGTCATGAGGCCTATTCAACCTGAAGTTTATATACCTG CGCTGGACATCCTGCGTGCTTATGGTTTCAAGTTGATGGAGAAGGTCGAGTAA
- the LOC120005359 gene encoding uncharacterized protein LOC120005359 isoform X2, translating to MLRRVSGVRFVSNFMASLTRNGIPYTPSIDGGGGAVNSFGVFRRIVTVDNYCPKRSRSIGLILRGCHDSLKATANDQKARATRGFPELMRDLEVGLKGDASLDARLLSARGGPSRPVGFSDNSVPKKMAVAVDVDEVLGNFLTALNKFIADRYSSNHSVSEYHVYEFFKIWNCSRDEADFRVHEFFKTSYFKKGIHPLPGHVKMRSRTIQLSGLRGITRDYFRRFTLETTLPLTESLGPSQKYAGP from the exons ATGTTAAGGAGGGTGAGCGGTGTGCGTTTCGTTTCCAATTTCATGGCTTCTTTAACACGCAATGGAATCCCTTATACACCGTCGATCGACGGCGGGGGCGGTGCTGTGAACAGCTTTGGGGTTTTTCGAAGGATTGTTACTGTCGATAATTACTGCCCTAAAAGAAGCAGGAGCATTGGATTGATTCTCAGAGGCTGTCACGATTCCCTTAAGGCAACCGCTAATGATCAGAAAGCCCGAGCGACTCGGGGTTTTCCCGAATTGATGCGCGACTTGGAAGTTGGGCTCAAAGGAGATGCTAGTTTGGATGCTAGATTGTTGAGTGCTCGAGGCGGCCCTTCCAGGCCTGTTGGATTCTCTGACAATTCTGTGCCCAAGAAGATGGCAGTTGCTGTTGATGTTGATGAGG TTCTTGGGAACTTTCTAACAGCTCTGAACAAGTTCATCGCAGACCGTTACTCCTCTAATCATTCAGTTTCAGAGTATCATGTATATGAGTTTTTCAAG ATCTGGAATTGCTCCCGAGATGAAG CTGATTTTCGTGTGCATGAGTTCTTCAAGACCTCGTATTTCAAGAAAGGGATCCACCCACTCCCAG GTCACGTCAAAATGCGATCAAGGACCATACAATTGAGTGGATTGAGAGGCATTACCCGGGACTATTTCAGGAGATTCACTTTGGAAACCACTTTGCCCTTGACGGAGAGTCTAGGCCCAAGTCAGAAATATGCAG GTCCTTAG
- the LOC120005358 gene encoding alpha-aminoadipic semialdehyde synthase isoform X2, whose translation MVHKRSLSFFLTLLSSQANFLNYLLMDFSEHARTSKRVFQVYGCVVNCQDMVKHKDSSKAFDKVDYYAHPEHYEPIFHEKIAPYASAIVNCMYWEKRFPRLLSTQQHHDLMEKGCPLFGIADITCDIGGSIEFVNQTTSIDSPFFRYDHLSGRYHHDMEGNGVICLAVEILPTEFAKEASQHFGDILCQFIGSLTSTTDITKLPAHLRRACIAHGGALNSLYEYIPRMRKSDSNDITENLSSSQFGKKKYSILVSLSGHLFDQFLINEALDIIEAAGGSFHLVKCQVGQTTDAMSYSELEVGADDRAVLDQIIDSLTSIANPNDNYGLDKDASKISLKVGKVQQSVIMKEDDAKRKTAVLIIGAGRVCQPAAEFLASVGSMSSHQWHKTCLDTDINGSNDFQVTVASLYLKDAEEIIEGIPKATAVQLDVMDHASLCKYISQVEVVISLLPASCHVIVANACIELGKHLVTASYVDNSMSMLDEKAKGAGITILGEMGLDPGIDHMMAMKMINEAHARKGIIRSFSSYCGGLPSPEAANNPLAYKFSWSPAGAIRVGRNPATYTSHGQTVHVDGDSLYDSAVRLRLIDLPAFALECLPNRNSLIYGELYGIENEASTIFRGTLRYEGFSEIMGTLGRIGLFGAEAHPVLKHRERPTFRTFLCALLKINCGSLDAAQIGEEDISERILSLGHCKEQGISMKVAKTLLFLGLHEQTEIPVSCQSAFDVTCFRMEERLSYSRLEQDMVLLHHEVEVDFPDGEPSETHKATLLEFGRTENGKTTTAMALTVGIPAAIGALLLLENKIQTRGVMRPIQPEVYIPALDILRAYGFKLMEKVE comes from the exons ATGGTGCACAAGAGATCTTTAAGCTTCTTCCTCACACTTTTGTCGAGCCAAGCAAACTTCCTGAACTATTTGCTAAT GGATTTCAGTGAGCATGCAAGGACATCAAAGAGAGTGTTCCAAGTATATGGTTGTGTTGTGAATTGTCAAGATATGGTTAAACACAAAGATTCTTCCAAAGCATTTGATAAA GTGGACTATTATGCGCATCCAGAACACTATGAGCCCATTTTCCATGAGAAGATTGCCCCATATGCATCTGCTATTG TCAATTGCATGTATTGGGAGAAAAGATTTCCTCGTCTGTTGAGTACGCAACAGCATCATGATCTAATGGAGAAAGGATGCCCACTTTTCGGAATCGCTGATATAACCTGCGACATTGGGGGCTCGATAGAGTTTGTCAACCAAACCACATCAATTGACTCACCTTTCTTCAG ATACGATCACTTAAGTGGTAGATACCATCATGACATGGAGGGCAATGGCGTGATATGCTTAGCTGTTGAAATTCTTCCCACAGAGTTTGCAAAAGAG GCTTCTCAACATTTTGGAGACATACTATGCCAATTTATTGGTAGTTTGACATCTACAACAGACATTACAAAGTTACCAGCACATCTTAGGAGAGCTTGCATAGCCCATGGAGGAGCACTTAACTCCTTGTATGAGTATATTCCACGGATGCGAAAATCTGATTCAAA TgatataacggaaaatctttcaagtAGCCAATTTGGCAAGAAGAAATACAGTATACTG GTGTCGCTAAGTGGTCACTTATTTGATCAGTTTTTGATAAACGAGGCTCTGGACATAATTGAAGCTGCTGGAGGCTCCTTTCACTTGGTGAAATGTCAAGTAGGCCAGACTACTGATGCTATGTCATACTCAGAACTTGAA GTTGGTGCAGATGATAGGGCAGTTCTAGATCAAATAATTGATTCTTTAACTTCTATTGCTAATCCAAATGACAATTATggattagataaagatgctagtAAGATTTCCCTGAAGGTTGGTAAAGTGCAGCAGAGTGTCATTATGAAGGAAGATGATGCGAAAAGGAAGACTGCAGTTTTGATTATTGGTGCTGGCAGAGTTTGCCAGCCAGCTGCTGAATTCTTAGCATCTGTTGGAAGCATGTCATCTCACCAATGGCATAAAACATGCCTGGATACTGATATCAATGGCTCGAATGATTTCCAAGTTACTGTTGCATCTCTTTATTTAAAGGATGCAGAAGAG ATTATTGAAGGCATTCCAAAAGCAACAGCAGTTCAGCTTGATGTGATGGATCATGCAAGTCTTTGCAAATATATTTCACAG GTGGAGGTTGTTATAAGCTTGCTGCCTGCTAGCTGCCATGTTATTGTGGCTAATGCATGCATAGAG CTTGGAAAGCATCTCGTCACTGCAAGCTATGTTGATAATTCAATGTCAATGTTAGATGAGAAGGCAAAAGGTGCTGGCATTACAATTCTTGGTGAGATGGGCTTGGATCCAGGAATAG ATCATATGATGGCAATGAAGATGATCAATGAAGCACATGCTAGAAAGGGGATCATAAGGTCTTTCTCTTCTTACTGTGGTGGACTTCCATCTCCGGAAGCTGCAAATAATCCATTAGCATACAAATTCAG TTGGAGCCCTGCTGGAGCCATCCGAGTTGGGCGCAACCCTGCTACCTATACATCTCATGGTCAAACTGTGCATGTTGATG GGGACAGTCTTTATGACTCTGCTGTGAGACTCCGGCTAATTGATCTTCCAGCTTTTGCATTAGAGTGTCTCCCAAATCGCAACTCTTTAATTTATGGGGAACTCTATGGAATAGAAAACGAAGCCTCAACCATCTTCCGAGGAACCCTCCGTTATGAAG GGTTCAGCGAAATAATGGGGACACTTGGACGAATTGGTCTTTTTGGTGCTGAAGCTCATCCAGTTCTTAAACACAGAGAAAGACCCACATTCAGAACGTTTCTGTGTGCACTTTTGAAGATTAATTGTGGAAGTTTAGATGCGGCTCAAATAGGAGAGGAGGACATTTCTGAAAGGATTCTCTCTCTTGGACACTGCAAAGAGCAAGGAATTTCAATGAAGGTTGCCAAAACTCTACT TTTTTTGGGACTTCACGAGCAGACAGAAATTCCTGTTTCTTGCCAAAGTGCATTTGATGTTACTTGTTTCCGCATGGAGGAAAGATTGTCTTATTCCAGACTAGAGCAG GATATGGTGCTTTTGCATCATGAAGTGGAGGTAGACTTCCCTGATGGTGAACCTTCAGAGACTCATAAGGCAACTCTGTTGGAGTTTGGAAGGACTGAAAATGGGAAAACCACTACTGCCATGGCTCTTACTGTTGGCATTCCGGCAGCCATTGGAGCTCTG CTTTTGCTTGAGAATAAGATTCAGACGAGAGGTGTCATGAGGCCTATTCAACCTGAAGTTTATATACCTG CGCTGGACATCCTGCGTGCTTATGGTTTCAAGTTGATGGAGAAGGTCGAGTAA
- the LOC120005358 gene encoding alpha-aminoadipic semialdehyde synthase isoform X3 has translation MRKSDSNDITENLSSSQFGKKKYSILVSLSGHLFDQFLINEALDIIEAAGGSFHLVKCQVGQTTDAMSYSELEVGADDRAVLDQIIDSLTSIANPNDNYGLDKDASKISLKVGKVQQSVIMKEDDAKRKTAVLIIGAGRVCQPAAEFLASVGSMSSHQWHKTCLDTDINGSNDFQVTVASLYLKDAEEIIEGIPKATAVQLDVMDHASLCKYISQVEVVISLLPASCHVIVANACIELGKHLVTASYVDNSMSMLDEKAKGAGITILGEMGLDPGIDHMMAMKMINEAHARKGIIRSFSSYCGGLPSPEAANNPLAYKFSWSPAGAIRVGRNPATYTSHGQTVHVDGDSLYDSAVRLRLIDLPAFALECLPNRNSLIYGELYGIENEASTIFRGTLRYEGFSEIMGTLGRIGLFGAEAHPVLKHRERPTFRTFLCALLKINCGSLDAAQIGEEDISERILSLGHCKEQGISMKVAKTLLFLGLHEQTEIPVSCQSAFDVTCFRMEERLSYSRLEQDMVLLHHEVEVDFPDGEPSETHKATLLEFGRTENGKTTTAMALTVGIPAAIGALLLLENKIQTRGVMRPIQPEVYIPALDILRAYGFKLMEKVE, from the exons ATGCGAAAATCTGATTCAAA TgatataacggaaaatctttcaagtAGCCAATTTGGCAAGAAGAAATACAGTATACTG GTGTCGCTAAGTGGTCACTTATTTGATCAGTTTTTGATAAACGAGGCTCTGGACATAATTGAAGCTGCTGGAGGCTCCTTTCACTTGGTGAAATGTCAAGTAGGCCAGACTACTGATGCTATGTCATACTCAGAACTTGAA GTTGGTGCAGATGATAGGGCAGTTCTAGATCAAATAATTGATTCTTTAACTTCTATTGCTAATCCAAATGACAATTATggattagataaagatgctagtAAGATTTCCCTGAAGGTTGGTAAAGTGCAGCAGAGTGTCATTATGAAGGAAGATGATGCGAAAAGGAAGACTGCAGTTTTGATTATTGGTGCTGGCAGAGTTTGCCAGCCAGCTGCTGAATTCTTAGCATCTGTTGGAAGCATGTCATCTCACCAATGGCATAAAACATGCCTGGATACTGATATCAATGGCTCGAATGATTTCCAAGTTACTGTTGCATCTCTTTATTTAAAGGATGCAGAAGAG ATTATTGAAGGCATTCCAAAAGCAACAGCAGTTCAGCTTGATGTGATGGATCATGCAAGTCTTTGCAAATATATTTCACAG GTGGAGGTTGTTATAAGCTTGCTGCCTGCTAGCTGCCATGTTATTGTGGCTAATGCATGCATAGAG CTTGGAAAGCATCTCGTCACTGCAAGCTATGTTGATAATTCAATGTCAATGTTAGATGAGAAGGCAAAAGGTGCTGGCATTACAATTCTTGGTGAGATGGGCTTGGATCCAGGAATAG ATCATATGATGGCAATGAAGATGATCAATGAAGCACATGCTAGAAAGGGGATCATAAGGTCTTTCTCTTCTTACTGTGGTGGACTTCCATCTCCGGAAGCTGCAAATAATCCATTAGCATACAAATTCAG TTGGAGCCCTGCTGGAGCCATCCGAGTTGGGCGCAACCCTGCTACCTATACATCTCATGGTCAAACTGTGCATGTTGATG GGGACAGTCTTTATGACTCTGCTGTGAGACTCCGGCTAATTGATCTTCCAGCTTTTGCATTAGAGTGTCTCCCAAATCGCAACTCTTTAATTTATGGGGAACTCTATGGAATAGAAAACGAAGCCTCAACCATCTTCCGAGGAACCCTCCGTTATGAAG GGTTCAGCGAAATAATGGGGACACTTGGACGAATTGGTCTTTTTGGTGCTGAAGCTCATCCAGTTCTTAAACACAGAGAAAGACCCACATTCAGAACGTTTCTGTGTGCACTTTTGAAGATTAATTGTGGAAGTTTAGATGCGGCTCAAATAGGAGAGGAGGACATTTCTGAAAGGATTCTCTCTCTTGGACACTGCAAAGAGCAAGGAATTTCAATGAAGGTTGCCAAAACTCTACT TTTTTTGGGACTTCACGAGCAGACAGAAATTCCTGTTTCTTGCCAAAGTGCATTTGATGTTACTTGTTTCCGCATGGAGGAAAGATTGTCTTATTCCAGACTAGAGCAG GATATGGTGCTTTTGCATCATGAAGTGGAGGTAGACTTCCCTGATGGTGAACCTTCAGAGACTCATAAGGCAACTCTGTTGGAGTTTGGAAGGACTGAAAATGGGAAAACCACTACTGCCATGGCTCTTACTGTTGGCATTCCGGCAGCCATTGGAGCTCTG CTTTTGCTTGAGAATAAGATTCAGACGAGAGGTGTCATGAGGCCTATTCAACCTGAAGTTTATATACCTG CGCTGGACATCCTGCGTGCTTATGGTTTCAAGTTGATGGAGAAGGTCGAGTAA
- the LOC120005359 gene encoding uncharacterized protein LOC120005359 isoform X1: MLRRVSGVRFVSNFMASLTRNGIPYTPSIDGGGGAVNSFGVFRRIVTVDNYCPKRSRSIGLILRGCHDSLKATANDQKARATRGFPELMRDLEVGLKGDASLDARLLSARGGPSRPVGFSDNSVPKKMAVAVDVDEVLGNFLTALNKFIADRYSSNHSVSEYHVYEFFKIWNCSRDEADFRVHEFFKTSYFKKGIHPLPGARQALHKLSRFCNLSVVTSRQNAIKDHTIEWIERHYPGLFQEIHFGNHFALDGESRPKSEICRSLGAKVLIDDNPRYAAECAEAGIKVLLFDYENSYPWCKSEWVNKHPLVTKVQNWEEVEQKLLSWITS, translated from the exons ATGTTAAGGAGGGTGAGCGGTGTGCGTTTCGTTTCCAATTTCATGGCTTCTTTAACACGCAATGGAATCCCTTATACACCGTCGATCGACGGCGGGGGCGGTGCTGTGAACAGCTTTGGGGTTTTTCGAAGGATTGTTACTGTCGATAATTACTGCCCTAAAAGAAGCAGGAGCATTGGATTGATTCTCAGAGGCTGTCACGATTCCCTTAAGGCAACCGCTAATGATCAGAAAGCCCGAGCGACTCGGGGTTTTCCCGAATTGATGCGCGACTTGGAAGTTGGGCTCAAAGGAGATGCTAGTTTGGATGCTAGATTGTTGAGTGCTCGAGGCGGCCCTTCCAGGCCTGTTGGATTCTCTGACAATTCTGTGCCCAAGAAGATGGCAGTTGCTGTTGATGTTGATGAGG TTCTTGGGAACTTTCTAACAGCTCTGAACAAGTTCATCGCAGACCGTTACTCCTCTAATCATTCAGTTTCAGAGTATCATGTATATGAGTTTTTCAAG ATCTGGAATTGCTCCCGAGATGAAG CTGATTTTCGTGTGCATGAGTTCTTCAAGACCTCGTATTTCAAGAAAGGGATCCACCCACTCCCAGGTGCTCGGCAAGCACTTCATAAGTTATCGAGATTTTGTAACTTATCTGTTGTGAC GTCACGTCAAAATGCGATCAAGGACCATACAATTGAGTGGATTGAGAGGCATTACCCGGGACTATTTCAGGAGATTCACTTTGGAAACCACTTTGCCCTTGACGGAGAGTCTAGGCCCAAGTCAGAAATATGCAG GTCCTTAGGAGCAAAGGTTCTGATTGATGATAACCCAAGATATGCTGCTGAGTGTGCTGAAGCAGGAATCAAGGTTTTGCTTTTCGATTACGAGAACTCCTATCCCTGGTGTAAGTCAGAATGGGTTAATAAACACCCCCTTGTGACTAAAGTTCAGAACTGGGAAGAAGTGGAGCAAAAGTTACTTTCGTGGATTACTTCGTAG